One part of the Bacteroidia bacterium genome encodes these proteins:
- a CDS encoding DUF6605 domain-containing protein, protein MLQALKNRYFIAFLLITFISSIIIGFSIAYHFYYLFPNSHSLFQVRHNHFQHLELHTDKWNYEEGEQIAIYASAAGEQKAKLICFDPIQNDTLFSEEVHLPFQKVADRVSVTGTDWEKTLALPIPSEVSTGWYLIQLSNQRFKQTTSVFISPKVEQIKKPIALLLSTNTWNAYNHWGGQSLYSANHTPVVSFHRPQLLADPFISNTYPNQQLYYQAANMDLPLAKLLDSAGIEFDVYAIEELHRSPDKLREYESLVLSTHPEYWTEQMFIHLNTCLDSGLNLINLGGNTAAWYSELDLDERKLEVHKGVHSYWREKDSTGLRPFGIQETAWGFHSFGPYQVLEDTSFVWANTGLKQGDLFGEISETYDYAYAYAGKWELLLSLFRKGRKGAAAGMEIDKVFPGTPANWISLARGWNQQRDGAGIVLSSADIKELEEKPLGADLGYYIHPGGGMVFQTGSLAFCGAIPYDRRIRQMVLNVLGVR, encoded by the coding sequence ATGCTACAAGCACTCAAAAATCGATACTTCATCGCTTTTTTGCTGATTACCTTCATCAGCAGCATAATCATAGGCTTTAGTATAGCTTATCATTTCTACTACCTTTTCCCCAATAGCCATAGCCTCTTCCAAGTCAGGCACAATCATTTCCAACATCTCGAACTCCACACAGACAAATGGAACTATGAAGAAGGAGAGCAAATCGCCATCTATGCTAGTGCTGCTGGAGAACAAAAGGCGAAACTGATCTGTTTTGATCCCATTCAAAATGATACCCTCTTTTCAGAAGAAGTACATCTCCCTTTTCAAAAAGTAGCAGACAGAGTTTCCGTAACGGGTACAGACTGGGAAAAAACACTTGCGCTTCCTATCCCCTCAGAAGTTTCGACTGGCTGGTACCTCATCCAACTCAGCAATCAACGATTCAAGCAAACAACATCTGTATTCATTAGCCCAAAAGTAGAACAGATCAAAAAACCCATTGCCCTCCTCCTTTCCACCAATACCTGGAATGCTTATAATCATTGGGGAGGACAATCCTTATATAGCGCAAACCATACTCCAGTTGTGAGTTTCCATCGCCCACAATTATTGGCAGATCCCTTCATCTCAAATACCTATCCTAATCAGCAGCTTTATTATCAGGCAGCCAATATGGATCTTCCCTTGGCAAAGCTTCTGGATTCTGCAGGAATCGAATTTGACGTCTATGCCATAGAAGAGCTTCATCGTTCGCCAGATAAACTGCGAGAATATGAAAGCCTTGTACTCAGTACGCATCCGGAATATTGGACGGAGCAGATGTTCATCCATCTGAATACTTGCCTGGACTCGGGATTGAACCTTATCAATCTGGGAGGAAATACAGCTGCCTGGTACAGCGAATTGGATCTGGACGAACGAAAACTGGAAGTTCATAAAGGAGTTCACAGTTATTGGCGGGAGAAAGACAGCACAGGCCTACGACCTTTCGGTATACAGGAAACTGCCTGGGGCTTTCATTCCTTTGGGCCTTATCAGGTTTTGGAGGATACTTCTTTTGTGTGGGCGAATACGGGATTGAAGCAAGGAGATCTCTTTGGGGAAATCAGTGAAACCTATGATTACGCCTATGCCTATGCAGGTAAATGGGAACTCTTATTATCTCTTTTTCGAAAAGGGCGAAAAGGTGCAGCTGCCGGCATGGAAATCGACAAAGTATTTCCCGGCACTCCTGCGAATTGGATCAGCCTTGCCCGCGGATGGAACCAACAAAGAGACGGAGCAGGTATTGTCCTCAGCTCAGCAGATATCAAAGAATTGGAAGAAAAACCTTTAGGGGCAGATCTGGGTTATTATATACATCCGGGAGGAGGCATGGTCTTTCAAACGGGGAGTCTGGCTTTTTGCGGAGCAATCCCATATGATCGCAGGATCAGGCAGATGGTATTAAATGTACTGGGAGTGCGCTAG
- a CDS encoding nitroreductase codes for MAKIVGRKKGSDKVSVTNAEIQKEEVTLPDFNIDQVNTLIENRRSIFPKDYSGEIIPREKIETLLKNAHWAPTHGKTEPWFFKVFAGEGLKKLAEAQSQIYKELSGDAFEEKKFNKLANRPLQASHVIAICMKRGSNPKIPELEEIEAVAAAVQNLWLSATSMGLAGYWSSGGVTYKDEMRDWLGLGAEDKCLGFFYLGMPANGWVKPHRQSGWETKVEWVES; via the coding sequence ATGGCCAAGATTGTAGGAAGAAAGAAGGGAAGCGATAAAGTTTCCGTTACGAATGCTGAGATACAAAAAGAGGAGGTAACACTCCCCGACTTCAATATAGATCAGGTAAATACTTTGATCGAAAATCGTCGATCAATTTTTCCCAAAGACTATTCAGGAGAAATCATTCCGAGAGAGAAGATTGAGACGCTTTTGAAAAATGCACATTGGGCGCCTACGCATGGAAAAACAGAACCCTGGTTTTTCAAAGTCTTTGCAGGGGAGGGATTGAAGAAGCTTGCCGAAGCTCAGTCTCAAATTTATAAAGAGTTGAGCGGAGATGCTTTCGAAGAAAAGAAATTCAACAAACTCGCCAATCGTCCGCTTCAAGCCTCACATGTGATCGCTATTTGCATGAAGCGCGGCAGCAATCCCAAAATTCCTGAACTGGAGGAAATCGAAGCGGTAGCCGCGGCTGTTCAGAATCTTTGGCTTAGTGCTACTTCTATGGGATTGGCCGGATACTGGTCCAGCGGGGGAGTTACCTATAAAGATGAAATGCGTGACTGGCTCGGATTAGGAGCGGAGGACAAATGCCTGGGATTCTTTTACCTCGGCATGCCGGCAAACGGCTGGGTAAAACCTCACAGACAATCGGGCTGGGAGACTAAAGTTGAGTGGGTGGAAAGCTAA
- a CDS encoding T9SS type A sorting domain-containing protein has translation MKRISLLLLFALHFFLCKSQSSYLPIFSDSDTSSWVIIFNGFGEIAAHAEILSLDTCINGQDYYRFRTWYGGNDYGANEYFLREDSLNRKVFVYEADTSASILLNTEALLYDFSLSIGDTVMVRNFDPVFPDIFPPDVLMVLDSIKPSFSQFFQHTDIEKERGSYQADSAQVFFFTPLNFPFDPGLYLDAVIWAEGMGSLDGILAAGANYYFEVETGCIHKGDTAYYHPNIWFYSDTCFLEAVSIDNDLESQYSISLGQDREREMIFLSIDPAPIQEISLEIIDISGQKVHQGNLGALEAELQINLHSYPPGVYILRLYSGNSYYHKKIIK, from the coding sequence ATGAAAAGGATCAGTTTACTACTGCTTTTTGCTTTGCATTTTTTCCTATGCAAATCTCAATCTTCTTACCTACCTATTTTTAGTGATAGCGATACAAGCAGCTGGGTAATTATTTTCAACGGCTTTGGAGAAATTGCTGCTCATGCTGAAATCCTTTCTTTGGATACTTGCATTAATGGGCAGGATTATTATCGCTTTCGTACATGGTATGGAGGCAATGATTATGGGGCAAATGAATATTTTCTACGGGAAGACAGCCTAAACCGCAAAGTTTTTGTTTATGAAGCTGACACCTCCGCTTCCATCTTACTCAATACAGAGGCCCTCCTCTATGATTTTAGCCTAAGTATTGGTGATACGGTAATGGTTAGGAATTTTGATCCGGTTTTTCCCGACATTTTCCCTCCGGATGTTCTCATGGTACTGGATTCAATCAAGCCTAGCTTTAGCCAATTTTTTCAGCATACTGATATTGAAAAAGAAAGAGGCAGCTATCAAGCGGACAGTGCGCAAGTCTTTTTCTTCACACCTCTCAATTTTCCTTTTGATCCTGGACTTTATCTGGATGCCGTTATTTGGGCTGAAGGTATGGGATCTTTAGATGGGATATTGGCAGCTGGGGCCAATTATTATTTTGAGGTCGAAACGGGATGTATTCATAAAGGAGATACGGCTTATTATCATCCGAACATTTGGTTCTATTCCGATACCTGTTTTTTAGAGGCAGTATCTATCGACAATGATCTTGAAAGTCAATATTCTATAAGCCTTGGGCAGGATAGGGAAAGGGAAATGATTTTTCTCAGTATAGATCCCGCACCCATACAGGAAATCAGTCTGGAAATTATAGATATAAGTGGTCAAAAGGTGCATCAAGGAAATTTGGGAGCTTTAGAGGCTGAATTGCAAATCAATCTACATAGCTATCCGCCTGGAGTCTATATTCTTCGACTCTATTCGGGAAATTCCTATTACCACAAAAAAATTATCAAATAA
- the ppk1 gene encoding polyphosphate kinase 1: MNLKDPKLYFNRELSWLGFNDRVIEEAEDTDHPLLERLKFVAIFFSNLDEFFMIRVAGLKEQIAAGVRDIPVDGLGPQEQLNRISELVHSSVARVYKVLNHDILPKISKKGFRIRKLSSLRKHHKHFLTEYFRESVYPVLTPLAVDPTHPFPQLKSLGLNLMVELRTPYRKDNKIAVVHIPSTLPRFIELPTENGRRDFVMLEDLIHNHARMLFPNMKILNVSEFRITRNADLDLAEAEADDLLKLVERELRKRRLGTIIRLEISTKMSNSNRKFLRKITELKEDEIYEIPTYLDASAFMRMMGLDFPDLKDRPFNPALNPSVIKGANIFDALSEGDVVLHHPYDSFQHVVDFVREAAEDPQVLAIKQTLYRTSGDSSIVKALKAGVRNGKQVTALIELKARFDEQNNIEWAKDLDRSGVNVVYGVLGLKTHCKICMVVRKEGDQIRRYLHLSTGNYNEKTARIYTDLSLMTCDKDMGEDASGLFNLLTGYSMQKNWNKFLIAPSSLREGLRNMIQETRKYHSEKSPSRIIMVMNSLVDPDMIRELYKCSMLGIKVDLIIRGICCLKPGIKGVSENIRVKSIVGRFLEHTRVFYFKSQEGVKIYMGSADLMQRNLNRRVELVFPVEDEELKSRVLGILRQMIKDDVKSRYLQKDGTYVRVKEKGSFNVQEYLIEESEERQKHVDTISTLLR, encoded by the coding sequence ATGAATCTAAAGGACCCCAAATTATACTTTAATCGGGAACTGAGTTGGCTGGGATTTAATGACAGAGTTATTGAAGAAGCTGAAGATACCGATCACCCCTTACTTGAAAGACTGAAATTTGTAGCCATATTCTTCTCTAACCTGGATGAGTTTTTCATGATCCGGGTTGCAGGACTGAAGGAACAAATAGCAGCGGGAGTCAGGGATATTCCTGTTGATGGTCTGGGCCCACAAGAGCAGTTGAACAGAATTTCTGAGCTTGTACATAGCAGTGTCGCAAGGGTATATAAGGTCCTCAATCATGATATTCTTCCCAAGATTAGCAAGAAGGGCTTTCGTATCAGAAAATTGAGTAGCCTTCGCAAGCATCATAAACATTTCCTTACAGAATATTTCAGAGAAAGTGTATATCCGGTCCTGACCCCATTGGCGGTGGACCCTACCCATCCCTTTCCCCAACTCAAGAGTCTGGGGCTAAATCTGATGGTAGAATTACGGACTCCCTATCGGAAGGACAATAAAATCGCGGTGGTACATATTCCCTCTACATTGCCTCGATTTATTGAATTGCCTACGGAGAACGGGCGAAGAGATTTTGTCATGTTGGAGGATTTAATCCACAATCATGCCCGCATGCTTTTCCCCAATATGAAAATCCTCAATGTCTCCGAATTCCGAATCACCCGAAATGCTGATTTGGATTTGGCGGAAGCAGAAGCAGATGATTTGCTGAAACTGGTGGAAAGAGAATTGCGGAAAAGAAGATTGGGAACCATAATCCGATTGGAGATTAGTACCAAAATGAGCAATTCCAATCGGAAATTTCTCAGAAAAATTACAGAGCTGAAGGAGGATGAGATTTATGAGATCCCAACCTATCTGGATGCTTCTGCCTTTATGCGTATGATGGGGCTGGATTTCCCCGACCTCAAAGACCGGCCGTTCAATCCTGCCCTCAATCCCAGTGTGATCAAGGGAGCTAATATTTTTGATGCGCTATCCGAAGGAGATGTTGTTCTTCATCATCCATATGATTCTTTTCAGCATGTCGTGGATTTTGTAAGAGAGGCTGCTGAAGATCCTCAGGTATTAGCCATCAAACAAACTCTTTATCGTACCAGTGGGGATTCTTCCATTGTAAAAGCCCTCAAAGCTGGGGTGAGAAATGGAAAGCAAGTAACAGCTTTGATAGAATTAAAGGCTCGCTTTGATGAACAGAATAATATAGAATGGGCGAAAGACCTGGATCGATCCGGAGTAAATGTTGTCTATGGAGTTCTGGGATTAAAGACGCATTGTAAAATATGTATGGTCGTGCGGAAAGAGGGAGATCAAATCAGACGCTATCTCCACCTGAGTACGGGTAATTATAATGAGAAAACGGCTCGTATTTATACCGACCTTTCCCTGATGACCTGCGATAAGGATATGGGAGAAGATGCTTCCGGTCTTTTCAATTTACTGACAGGTTATTCCATGCAGAAGAATTGGAACAAATTTCTTATTGCTCCTTCCAGCTTAAGGGAGGGATTGAGAAATATGATCCAGGAGACTCGCAAATATCATTCAGAAAAATCACCCTCACGCATCATCATGGTGATGAACTCTTTGGTGGATCCGGATATGATACGGGAACTTTATAAATGCTCCATGTTGGGGATTAAAGTTGACCTGATCATTCGGGGTATTTGTTGTTTGAAGCCGGGGATAAAAGGAGTAAGTGAAAATATTCGGGTGAAAAGCATCGTAGGTAGATTCCTTGAGCATACTCGCGTCTTTTATTTCAAATCCCAGGAAGGCGTGAAAATCTACATGGGAAGTGCGGACCTTATGCAACGTAACCTCAACCGTAGAGTAGAATTGGTATTTCCGGTGGAGGATGAGGAACTAAAATCCCGGGTGCTGGGAATATTGCGGCAGATGATAAAAGATGATGTGAAGTCCCGCTACCTTCAGAAAGACGGGACTTATGTGCGGGTTAAAGAAAAAGGAAGTTTTAATGTACAGGAATACCTGATCGAGGAATCTGAAGAACGTCAGAAGCATGTGGATACGATAAGTACTTTGCTTCGATAA
- the lptC gene encoding LPS export ABC transporter periplasmic protein LptC: MRYLLTIYTLFCLIACNSDKEELRKSLPLRTEDSVAVESFGVRFLFSDSAKVTAELYASHVMEVQNSLDFKDGKQDALFKKNIAKAVDHILSTDRGAEDFTALVMQEAMRLMPKPKEKPKEELDEGGEDEDKDKKKTINSPVTPNKPKTLQYMEDSVHIDFLDRFGRPHSFIESKSGIYNQDDEWAVLIEDVILKNEKGERLETIQLFWDKEIDSVYTHTPVKITTPDKIITGSGGMRSTTSFDSYVIFGTYGEVSLNAAEEKKEAPKPKPTLKPTLKPAAIK; this comes from the coding sequence ATGCGGTATCTCTTGACTATTTATACCCTTTTCTGTTTAATCGCCTGTAATTCAGATAAAGAAGAACTCAGAAAGAGTTTACCCTTGCGTACAGAAGACAGCGTTGCGGTAGAATCATTTGGGGTGCGCTTCCTTTTCTCTGACTCAGCCAAGGTTACAGCAGAACTATATGCCTCACATGTCATGGAAGTTCAAAACAGCCTGGATTTCAAGGATGGCAAACAGGATGCCCTCTTCAAAAAAAATATAGCCAAAGCAGTCGACCATATTTTAAGTACAGACAGAGGAGCTGAAGACTTTACCGCTTTGGTTATGCAGGAAGCTATGCGGCTTATGCCCAAACCCAAGGAAAAACCTAAAGAAGAACTGGATGAAGGCGGGGAAGATGAGGATAAAGACAAGAAAAAGACCATAAATAGTCCCGTCACTCCCAACAAGCCCAAAACCCTTCAGTATATGGAGGATAGTGTACATATTGATTTTCTGGATCGTTTCGGTCGGCCCCACAGTTTTATCGAGTCTAAAAGCGGTATTTATAACCAGGATGACGAATGGGCCGTATTGATCGAAGATGTAATTCTCAAAAATGAGAAAGGAGAACGATTAGAAACGATACAATTGTTTTGGGATAAAGAGATTGATTCCGTCTATACACATACACCGGTCAAGATTACAACTCCGGACAAGATCATCACAGGTAGCGGAGGAATGAGATCTACTACTTCTTTTGACTCCTATGTAATTTTTGGTACCTATGGAGAGGTAAGCCTTAATGCTGCAGAAGAGAAGAAAGAAGCGCCTAAACCAAAACCTACTTTAAAGCCGACCCTAAAACCGGCCGCGATCAAATAA
- a CDS encoding hemolysin family protein, whose product MLALSFFFSGMEIAFISSSLLKIELKTAQGDRAAQLLSNFKKKSSQILITILIGNNFALVIFTLMVDNISEPFIGIDPEEFYLTFTLIQSLIATLIILVFAEYIPKAIFRRNADRLIFPLAFVLNFFYIFFYIPVWVVNQVSKILLRVFFRVTTDDRIVELGKKDLDHYVQELVAASETLPVEDLDTEMLSNALAFKDTKAREFMIPRTEIIAVSIDTPISDLIDQFIESSLSKIVIYEESLDQVVGYVHSNTLFSKPETIKQVLQSVIIVPETMSADVLLLEFTNEKKSIAIVVDEFGGTSGMVTMEDLVEEVFGEIEDEHDSEAETPDEPDLVKEMLDDGAYRLGGRLEIDDINEEFELELPEEEYYTTLGGLVTYIAEEIPEAEANIEVGAYVLTVEESSSTRVISILLRKKAD is encoded by the coding sequence ATGCTGGCCCTTTCCTTTTTCTTTTCAGGGATGGAAATTGCCTTCATTTCTTCCAGCTTGTTAAAAATTGAGCTCAAAACTGCCCAGGGAGATCGCGCAGCGCAATTGCTCTCCAATTTTAAAAAGAAAAGCTCCCAAATTCTGATCACCATCCTCATTGGCAACAACTTTGCCCTGGTAATCTTTACCCTGATGGTGGATAATATAAGCGAGCCTTTTATAGGGATAGATCCGGAAGAGTTCTATTTGACCTTTACCCTGATCCAATCCCTCATTGCTACCCTGATCATCCTCGTATTTGCTGAATACATTCCCAAAGCAATCTTCCGGAGAAATGCAGATCGACTGATCTTTCCGCTGGCTTTCGTTCTCAATTTCTTCTACATCTTTTTCTATATCCCGGTCTGGGTTGTAAATCAGGTCTCAAAAATTCTACTTAGGGTCTTTTTCAGGGTTACCACAGATGACCGCATAGTAGAGCTTGGGAAGAAAGACCTGGATCATTATGTGCAGGAATTAGTCGCTGCCAGTGAAACCCTTCCCGTAGAAGATTTGGATACAGAAATGCTGAGTAATGCCCTTGCCTTCAAGGACACCAAGGCACGGGAATTTATGATTCCACGTACTGAGATCATTGCCGTTTCCATCGATACTCCTATTAGTGATCTGATCGATCAGTTTATAGAATCTTCTCTTTCAAAAATTGTGATTTATGAGGAAAGTCTCGACCAGGTAGTAGGATACGTACATAGCAACACCCTTTTCAGCAAACCCGAGACAATCAAACAGGTTCTACAGTCTGTCATCATCGTTCCGGAAACCATGTCTGCCGATGTCTTGTTGCTGGAGTTCACCAATGAGAAAAAGAGTATTGCGATAGTCGTTGATGAGTTTGGTGGCACCTCAGGCATGGTGACAATGGAAGATTTGGTTGAAGAAGTATTTGGAGAAATTGAAGATGAACATGATTCTGAGGCAGAAACCCCTGATGAGCCTGATCTGGTAAAAGAAATGCTGGATGATGGTGCTTATCGCCTGGGAGGAAGACTGGAGATTGATGATATCAATGAAGAATTTGAACTGGAGCTGCCAGAAGAGGAATACTATACTACGCTGGGAGGATTGGTTACCTATATAGCCGAAGAGATACCCGAAGCAGAAGCAAACATTGAGGTTGGAGCCTATGTCCTTACGGTCGAAGAATCCTCAAGCACCCGAGTCATTTCCATTTTGCTTAGAAAAAAGGCGGATTAG
- a CDS encoding SurA N-terminal domain-containing protein: MSALSRIRNNIGLVAVVIFVALAAFILTDFLSGITSIFNTPPPAAVVAGEEITNQDFEQRVSEAMQQYQGAAYNDAFNGQIRDNVWNQIVQEKVFEQEFDKIGLVVTDDELIDMMAGNHIPPSVISGFFGQDPNNPNMAFIRQGLKQLKESPNGRAALKSLEDFLLRSRPQERYSNMVRRSFVGSNRMAEQQYFDQNKTVDISYLSIPYSSIIDSTINVSTADIDNYISDNPARFEQDEEAYVRYVNFDVNPSSEDSANAKNRIAKIITSFSNAANDSIYTRGRIRAPYSNTYKAISNIPASIQDMVLDAEDKKVFGPIQDGAYYKLYKLVGTETADKPSAAIDHILITANGNTAADTATARSKAADIARQARSGSDFAELAIANSNDPSTKNIGGKLGWYNKARFDDDFNGAIESASVGSIVGPLKGPGGFHVVKITKKTNKTFNIAEIEEEITPSSATKKQVYLAANQFVKKAKDNGDLNAAAIENGTSARETAGLSAKTYNIPGLNGGRNLAVWALNTDIGEISSVLKINQDEKYVVAQVVRKYDEGLKSSAEVTTRELVRREVRNDKKAAQIRQSLGDISGKDLNSLKTAYGAAAVVSTANGISFESNSVPGIGAEPLVIGTALGLAEGGMKLVEGENGIYVIQVSKINEPAAPDATALAALKSSSAQQGGFGIQNKIGPGLVDIADVKDTRAAYEWLVQRQSSRN; this comes from the coding sequence ATGTCTGCACTGAGTAGGATTAGAAATAACATTGGTCTGGTAGCGGTGGTGATCTTTGTGGCCCTGGCTGCATTCATTTTGACAGATTTTCTGTCTGGTATAACCAGCATTTTCAATACACCTCCTCCTGCCGCTGTAGTGGCTGGTGAGGAAATTACAAATCAGGATTTCGAACAAAGAGTTTCTGAGGCGATGCAACAATACCAGGGAGCTGCCTATAATGACGCTTTCAACGGACAAATCAGAGACAATGTCTGGAACCAGATCGTTCAGGAAAAAGTTTTCGAACAAGAGTTCGATAAGATTGGCCTGGTTGTAACGGATGATGAATTGATCGACATGATGGCAGGAAACCACATTCCTCCCAGCGTTATTTCCGGATTCTTTGGGCAAGACCCAAACAATCCTAATATGGCTTTCATCAGACAAGGGCTCAAGCAGCTCAAAGAAAGTCCTAATGGACGTGCTGCTTTGAAAAGCCTGGAAGACTTCCTGCTGAGAAGCCGTCCTCAGGAAAGATATTCTAATATGGTTCGGAGAAGCTTTGTTGGCTCAAACAGAATGGCTGAGCAGCAATACTTCGACCAAAATAAAACCGTTGATATCAGCTACCTGAGTATTCCTTACAGTAGCATCATTGATTCAACCATCAATGTAAGCACTGCTGATATTGACAACTACATCTCTGACAATCCAGCGAGATTTGAGCAGGATGAAGAAGCTTATGTACGCTATGTCAATTTTGATGTAAATCCCAGCTCAGAGGATAGCGCAAACGCAAAGAATCGTATTGCTAAAATCATTACTTCTTTCTCCAATGCTGCCAATGACAGTATCTACACCAGAGGAAGAATCAGAGCGCCATATTCCAACACATATAAAGCGATCAGCAATATTCCTGCTTCTATCCAGGACATGGTTTTGGATGCTGAAGACAAAAAAGTATTTGGACCTATTCAGGACGGAGCTTACTATAAGCTTTACAAACTGGTAGGAACCGAAACTGCTGATAAGCCATCTGCTGCTATTGATCACATCCTGATCACGGCAAACGGAAATACAGCTGCTGATACAGCCACGGCTCGTAGCAAAGCTGCTGATATTGCAAGACAGGCCCGTTCCGGTTCTGATTTCGCAGAATTGGCGATAGCAAATTCCAATGACCCCAGCACAAAGAATATTGGGGGAAAATTAGGATGGTACAATAAAGCCAGATTTGATGATGACTTCAACGGTGCTATCGAATCTGCTTCTGTAGGAAGTATCGTAGGACCTTTGAAAGGACCTGGAGGATTTCACGTTGTGAAGATCACCAAGAAAACCAATAAGACTTTTAACATTGCTGAGATTGAAGAAGAGATCACTCCTTCTTCTGCAACTAAAAAGCAGGTATATCTGGCCGCTAACCAATTCGTAAAGAAAGCCAAAGACAATGGCGATCTGAATGCTGCGGCAATTGAAAACGGAACAAGTGCAAGAGAGACTGCTGGTCTTTCTGCCAAAACTTATAACATTCCCGGTCTCAACGGAGGTAGAAACCTCGCTGTTTGGGCCTTGAATACCGATATCGGTGAAATCTCTTCTGTACTAAAAATCAATCAGGATGAAAAGTACGTAGTCGCTCAGGTGGTAAGAAAGTATGATGAAGGCCTAAAGTCTTCAGCAGAAGTTACGACGCGCGAACTCGTAAGAAGAGAAGTGAGAAATGATAAAAAGGCTGCTCAGATTAGACAGTCTTTGGGAGATATTAGTGGAAAGGACTTAAACAGTCTCAAAACGGCCTATGGTGCTGCAGCTGTAGTATCAACAGCAAATGGGATCAGTTTTGAAAGCAACAGCGTTCCCGGAATTGGTGCTGAACCACTGGTGATCGGAACTGCACTTGGATTGGCTGAAGGAGGAATGAAACTCGTTGAAGGAGAGAATGGAATCTATGTGATTCAGGTTAGCAAAATCAATGAGCCTGCAGCTCCTGATGCAACTGCCCTGGCTGCTCTTAAATCAAGCTCAGCTCAGCAGGGAGGATTCGGTATCCAAAACAAGATTGGACCTGGTCTGGTTGACATCGCTGACGTAAAAGATACCCGCGCCGCTTATGAGTGGTTGGTTCAGCGTCAGAGCAGCAGAAACTAA
- a CDS encoding PhzF family phenazine biosynthesis protein translates to MKLDIYQVDAFSKKVFGGNPAAVCPLDEWIPDEVMQSMALENQLSETAFFVRDGNEFNLRWFTPAFEIDLCGHATLASAHVLYQHLGHTGPIVFHTRSGALYVEQKEDKYFMKLPSRPPKKVPGPADVEEALGIKPIDIRISRDYFFVFEHEQQIRDMRPNFDLIYKWEEVVGVTVSAAGEKADFVSRFFAPRAQINEDPVTGSAHCNLVPYWSEKLGKKKLYAEQLSARYGELYCEDLGEQISLGGNAVTFSKGTVDLSSVL, encoded by the coding sequence ATGAAGCTTGATATCTACCAGGTAGATGCCTTTAGTAAAAAGGTTTTTGGAGGAAATCCCGCTGCAGTCTGTCCCCTGGATGAATGGATACCTGATGAGGTCATGCAATCCATGGCCCTGGAAAATCAACTTTCAGAAACTGCATTTTTCGTTCGGGATGGGAATGAATTCAACTTGAGATGGTTTACCCCGGCCTTCGAAATTGACCTCTGCGGGCATGCTACCCTCGCAAGTGCTCATGTTTTGTATCAACATCTGGGACATACAGGCCCTATTGTATTCCACACCCGCAGTGGAGCTCTTTATGTTGAGCAAAAAGAAGATAAATACTTTATGAAGCTTCCCAGCAGACCCCCAAAAAAAGTTCCGGGTCCTGCAGATGTGGAAGAAGCTTTAGGCATAAAACCTATAGATATAAGAATCAGCAGAGATTACTTTTTTGTATTTGAGCACGAACAGCAAATCCGGGACATGCGACCCAATTTCGACCTCATCTATAAATGGGAAGAGGTCGTAGGCGTAACCGTATCCGCAGCCGGTGAAAAAGCCGACTTCGTTTCCCGCTTTTTTGCTCCACGCGCCCAAATCAACGAAGATCCCGTAACGGGTTCTGCCCACTGCAATCTCGTTCCCTACTGGTCCGAAAAATTAGGCAAGAAAAAATTATACGCAGAACAACTTTCAGCCAGATATGGCGAACTCTATTGCGAAGATCTGGGGGAGCAAATCTCCCTGGGCGGAAATGCCGTAACCTTCTCTAAAGGAACAGTAGATCTTTCATCTGTTCTTTAA
- a CDS encoding rhodanese-like domain-containing protein, which yields MKRFGIFILFLSFAFQALMAQKTEKDFFSMLDGMYSYTVPLMTPAEFNKKDASKYLILDTREVKEFKVSHIPNAQCVGYDNFNADALRDTPRDQPILVYCSVGYRSERIGEKLQEMGFTHVYNLYGGIFNWSNKGENMLDENQSNTENVHGFNQEWSQWILKGKKVLR from the coding sequence ATGAAAAGATTCGGAATTTTTATCCTCTTCCTATCATTTGCCTTTCAGGCTCTTATGGCTCAAAAAACAGAAAAGGATTTTTTCTCTATGCTGGATGGCATGTATTCCTATACTGTACCTCTTATGACGCCGGCTGAGTTTAACAAAAAAGATGCATCTAAATACTTGATTCTGGATACCCGGGAGGTTAAAGAATTCAAGGTTTCCCATATCCCCAATGCACAATGCGTGGGCTATGACAATTTTAATGCGGATGCCTTACGGGATACCCCTCGGGATCAGCCGATTTTGGTGTACTGTTCAGTCGGATACAGAAGCGAGCGCATAGGGGAAAAACTTCAGGAAATGGGATTTACCCATGTGTACAACCTCTATGGAGGAATTTTTAACTGGAGTAATAAGGGTGAAAATATGCTTGATGAAAATCAAAGCAATACCGAGAATGTCCATGGCTTTAATCAAGAGTGGAGCCAGTGGATTCTCAAAGGCAAAAAAGTCCTGAGATAA